DNA sequence from the Burkholderia pyrrocinia genome:
CGCGCCAGCTGTCGTACGGGCGCAGCGACACGCTGCGGTCGGCCAGGTCGAGCCGGATCGGATGGCGGCCGCTGCCGCGATGCTTGATCTGCGCGGCGAGGCTGCAGTCGTCGATCAGCGCACCGCGGATCGACTCGATGCCGCCCGCTTCCTCGAGCGCCGTGCGCTTCACGAGCATGCAGCCGCCCGCGGCGCCGGCCGTCCGGTTGCGCGGATTGTTGATCCACGAGAACGGGTAGAGCTTCGCGAAGAAGAACACGAACGCCGGGATCAGCGCCTTTTCCCAGAACGAATCGCAGCGCAGCCGCACCATCAGCGACACGAGATCGCGGTGCTCGGCCTGCGCGCGCGTGACGAGCTGCGCGACGGCATCGGGCGGGTGGCCGATGTCGGCATCCGTCAGCAGCAGGTAGTCGGCCGGCAGGCCGAGCGTCTGCACCGCGGCGATCCCCTGCGACTGAGCCCACACCTTGCCCGACCAGCCGGCCGGCAGCGGCTTCGCGGCCAGCACCGTCAGCCGGTCGGCGCGGTTGATCGCGAGCGCCGCCGCACGGGCCGCGTCGGCGGTGCCGTCGTCGCTGTGGTCGTCGACGATGATCAGATGAAAGTCGCCCCGATAATCCTGCTCGAGCAGCGAAGTCGCCGCGCGGGCGATCACGTCGGCCTCGTTGCGCGCCGGCACGACCGCGACGACTGCCGGCCAGCCGGCGTCGGCCGCGGCGCCGCGCGCGTCGGGCGGCAGCGGCCGCGCCGGCACCGCGCGCCAGAAGCCGCCGCGCGCGACGAGCAGCACGATCCAGATCATCAGCGACAGGCCAGACACCAGGAAAGCGATCGCCAGCATCATCGGCGCGCCTCCGGCCGGACACCGGCATGTTGAATGGGGGTCAGGAACAAAACGCCCGAAACCGCGCGGGCGGCCGGGCAATACGCATAAGAATCGACGGTCATCGAATGGCCTTGAAATGAGCGCGACGCCGGGCAGCCGGAGCGGCCGCCCGCGAAACCGCGTAGTTTACTGGGTTCCGCGCGCGCCAGCGCCGACGCGGCTCTCCCGCAATTGCAACACGGACGACACGGCACCAGAGCAAGGACTTCCCGATAGGGTTAAAATGCGCGATTAATTCGGGGTTCCGGGGCCTGGTCTGGCCGGTTCGTTCCTGCCTTCATAACATCAAGCCGGGGCGATCGAGTTGGTGCCAGCTCCTCGAACCCCGGCGTCTGTCGTCGGAGTTCGCTCACTTATGCGAGTCATCCTTGCCCAGCCCCGCGGCTTTTGTGCGGGGGTTGTCCGTGCGATCGAGATCGTCGATCGCGCGCTGCAACAGCACGGCGCGCCGGTCTATGTGCGTCATGAGATCGTTCATAACCGGCATGTCGTCGAAAACCTGCGTAATAAAGGGGCACGATTCGTTGAGGAACTCGACGAGGTGCCGCACGGCGCTGTCGCGATCTTCAGCGCGCACGGTGTCGCCCAGACGGTCGAGCGCGATGCGGAAACGCGCGGGCTCGACGTGCTCGACGCGACCTGCCCGCTCGTCACGAAGGTGCACGTGCAGGGCCGCCAGTATGTCGCGGCGGGCCGCCGGCTGATCCTGATCGGCCACGCGGGCCACCCGGAAGTCGAGGGTACGATCGGCCAGATTCCGGCCGAGGTGATCCTCGTGCAGAGCGAAGCCGAAGTCGCGACGCTGACGCTGCCCGTCGATACGCCGGTCGCGTACATCACGCAGACCACGCTGTCGGTCGACGATACGCGCGGCATCATCGAAGCGCTGCAGCGCCGGTTCACCGACCTGGTCGGCCCGGACACGCGCGACATCTGCTATGCCACACAGAATCGCCAGGCCGCCGTGCGCGAGCTGAGCGAACAGGTTGACGTGCTGCTCGTCGTCGGCGCGACGAACAGCTCGAACTCGAACCGCCTGCGCGAGATCGGCACCGAAAGCGGTGTGCCGAGCTATCTCGTCGCCGACGGCTCGGAAGTGAAAGCCGAATGGTTTGCGGGCGTGCAGACGGTCGGCCTGACCGCCGGCGCGTCGGCGCCCGAAGAGATGGTCGAGGATGTAATCGGCGCGCTGCGCGCGCTGGGGCCCGTCGATGTCGCGACGATGGCGGGCCGTGAGGAAAAAGTCGAATTCAAGCTGCCGGCGAAGCTCACGCAAGCTGTCGCCCGCGAAGTTTAAGGAGGACATCCCTTGTCTATTCCGCTGCTCCAGCAAGTCCGTGTCGGCGCATACATCGTGCGCCAGCACCTGTCCGGCAACAAACGCTATCCGCTCGCGCTGATGCTCGAGCCGCTGTTCCGCTGCAACCTCGCGTGCAACGGCTGCGGCAAGATCGATTATCCGGATCCGATCCTGAACCAGCGCCTGTCCGTCGAGGAATGCCTGCAGGCCGTCGACGAGTGCGGCGCGCCCGTCGTGTCGATCGCCGGCGGCGAACCGCTGCTCCACAAGGAGATGCCGGAAATCGTCAAGGGCATCATGAAGCGCAAGAAATTCGTGTACCTGTGCACGAACGCGCTGCTGATGGAAAAGAAGATGGACGACTACGCGCCGAGCCCGTATTTCGTCTGGTCGGTCCACCTCGACGGCGACCAGCAGGCGCACGATCACTCGGTGTCGCAGGAAGGCGTGTACGACAAGGCCGTCGCGGCGATCAAGGAAGCGAAGCGCCGCGGCTTCCGCGTGAACATCAACTGCACGCTGTTCAACGACGCGGTGCCCGAGCGCGTGGCGAAGTTCTTCGACACGCTGGGGCCGATCGGCGTCGACGGCATCACGGTGTCGCCGGGCTACGCGTATGAGCGCGCGCCGGATCAGCAGCACTTCCTGAACCGCGACAAGACGAAGAACCTGTTCCGCGAAATCCTGAAGCGCGGCGAAGGCGGCAAGCGCTGGTCGTTCAGCCAGTCGTCGCTGTTCCTCGACTTCCTGGCCGGCAATCAGACGTACAAGTGCACGCCGTGGGGCAACCCGGCGCGTACGGTGTTCGGCTGGCAGAAGCCGTGCTACCTGGTCGGCGAAGGTTACGTGAAGACCTTCAAGGAACTGATGGAAACGACCGAGTGGGACAACTACGGCGTCGGCAACTACGAGAAGTGCGCTGACTGCATGGTCCACTGCGGCTTCGAGGCAACGGCCGTGATGGACACGATCGCGCATCCGCTGAAGGCGCTGCGCGTGAGCACGAAGGGCATCAAGACCGACGGCCCGTTCGCACCGGACATCTCGATCGCGAAGCAGCGTCCGGCCGAGTACGTGTTCTCGCGCCACGTCGAGATCAAGCTCGAGGAAATCCAGCGCGCCGGCAAGGGCAAGCTGCAGAAGCCGGCGAAGCCGGCAACGGCCGCTTAAGCGCGTTTCGCGTCGCGGGGGCTGCGCCTCCGCGCCGGCACGCGGGCATGAATGAAGCGCCACGGAGTTCGCTCCGTGGCGCTTTTGTTTTGGGCCGCTGGATTGTGCCCGCACCACGTTGCCGCGGCGGCCGCGCAATCGTCGACGTCGCGCGATTGCATCGGCCGCGCCGGTGCGGCCGGCCCTGTCTCCTCCATCCTCCCCGTGAAACCTGTCGCGGCACTACGCGACCAGCGATTCGGCCGCGTGTGCGCGCATCTTCTCCGCCGCGCTCGCGACGAGCGCCGGCTGGCCGCTCGTCGCGAACATGCAGACGTGACGCCACAGCTCGGCGAGCCGATGCCGCGTGAGCGTCGCGACGCAGGTGTCGTGCGCCACCAGCACGCGCTCGAGCACCGCGCACTCGTCGTCGCGCAGCGCCCATGCGCCGCTTTGCGCCGCGCGCGCCACGCCCGCATCGAGCGCACGCTCAGCGTCGACGCACAGGTCGATGTCCGCGTCCGCGCACACCGCGTCGTCGATCGCCAGGAACACCAGATAGACGCTCGTGCGCAACCGCATCAGCAGCGCCTCGTTGCCATGCTCGCCGCGCAGCGCGACGAGCGCCATGTGGCATTTCAGCGAGATGTCGCGTGCATGCGCGGGCGGCAGCGGCAGCAGCCACTCGCGGGTCAGCGGCACGTGGCGACGGTTCTTCCGGCCGGTCTTCATGATTCGTGCTCGCCGGCGGCAGCGTCGCTCGCCGCGAAATCCGGCCACGCGGCACGGCAGGCGATCGTGCCGCGGCCTGCATCGTGGTTGAGCTTCGCACGCCGTCGCGCGGCGCGGCGTTGCGGCGTTGCCCGCCCATCCGGCAACCAACTCGGCGCCGACGCGCGCACGACGTCGGCGAATCGGGTCGGGCAAGCCATGCGCGTCTCCTGCATCAGAACGTGTTCTCGCCCTTCAGGTAGTACGCGGTCTTCACGAAGAACGCCTTGACCGGATGGCCGCCCTGCGCGTCGCGCGCGGCGCGCGCTTCCATCGCAGCCCGCTCCTCGCGCGACCGGTCGGGCGCCGGATTGTGGACACGTTCGAGTGCACGCTGCATCGCGAGCGGATAGTTCTGGTTGCCGGCCGTCGTCGCGCGATAGCCGGCACGGGTCATCTGCATCAGTTGCGCGTCGGTTTCGGCGCGCGCCGCCGACCAGCTCAGCCGCGCGGCATTCGACTGCCAGTCGGAGCCGGCCGATTGCGCAAAGCTGACGGCGGGCAGCGCAACGAGTGCGCAGGAAAGAACAGCAACGGGAACGAGGGATCGCATGGTGGCCTCCAGATGGTTGTCCCCGCATCGATCGCGATCGTCGATGCGTTGAAACCATCGTATGTCGCGCCGCATTCCGCTTGAATAGCCGATTTCGCAATTGATATTTTCGGCTTCGCATTCGGCATGCGATCTGCGTCATTCGCGAATCCCGCCGAACCGGAATTTCCTTATTTCATTCAATTACCTGATTGTATTTTTGCGGGCGATCCGAAACGACGCGCGCACCGCCTTTTCAATTTCCGAAATGATGTGTTGCCTGTGCCACCCCGGCCAGCGCACGTGCCGGCGCGGCTTCCCGCGTGATATCGCGCATGCGGATACCACAAGCCCGGTTTCATCGGATCAAACGATTCTTCTGATACAGGACAAATCATCGGCTTCGGATTGCCGGATCGCGACACGACGCATACGGCAAGGACGCGCGATAATCATGCATCGGCCGTTTCGCACGGCGCCTCATGCATTCCCTTTTTTATCGAGTCCTTCCATGGCTGCCCTCGACACCACCGCCATCGACAGTTGGCACGCGCACGTCTATTTCGATGCGGCCAGCCGCGACGCGGCCTGGGCGTTTCGCCAGGTCGTCGACGAACGGCTCGGCGCGGTCATCGAACTCGGCCGCTTTCACGAACGCCTCGTCGGCCCGCATCCGGCCTGGTCGTACCAGATCGCGTTCGACGCCGCGCGATTCGACGACATCGTGCCGTGGCTCGTGCTGAACCACGGCGCGCTCGATATCTTCCTGCATCCGAATACCGGCGACGACCTGCGCGACCATCGCGATTGCGCGGTGTGGATCGGCAAATCGTATGTGCTGAATCTCGACGCGCTGGCCGGATAAGGTCTGGCGCGCGGCCGCCTTCAACCAGGGCCGCATCCACGTTTCGGGCCGACGTGAAACGTCTCGCGGCGTCGCGCCAATACAGTGGGTTCCGTTATCGACACTTCAGGGAACCCGCCATGACATACACCGACGCCGATGCCCGGCGCATCCATGAATGCTGGCATGCCGCCGTTGTCGCTCGCGACCTCGATGCATTGATTTCGCTGTACGCGGACGACGCGGTGCTCGAAACGCCGCTCGTCGTCGTTGCGCTGCCCGACCACGGCTCGGGCGTGCTGCACGGCAAGGCCGCGATCGGCGAGTTCTTCGCGGCCGGCCTGCGCAATCCGGGCAACCGGCTCGGACGCTGGTACCGGACCGGGTTGTTCTTCTCGAACGGCCGCCAGCTCACATGGGAATATCCGCGCGAAACGCCGGAAGGCGACCAGGTCGATCTCGTCGAGGTGATGGATCTGCACGACGGGCTGATCGCGCATCATCGCGTGTACTGGGGATGGGTCGGCTTTCTCGCGCTGCAAGCCGCGACGCCGGCGCCCGACCGCGCATGACGGCCGCCGGCGAGCGGGCCGCGCCCATGCAAACCGCCGCGCGCCGATAGCGCATTCCCCGGACGCGCCCGTGGCGCGTCGTCACAGGGTCAACACCGCATTGCGCTCACGCGACATACATCGCGACACTGACGAACTGGCACAGGCTGCCGGCCAGCACGAACAGGTGCCAGATACCGTGCCCGTGGCGAATACGCTCGTCGTTGATGAAGAAGTAGATGCCCGCGCTGTAGATCACGCCGCCGGCCACGAGCCATGCGGTGCCCACCGGCGGCAGCGCATGGATCAGCGGGCGCACCGCGACGAGCGCGAGCCAGCCCATCAGCACGTACAGGATCATCGACAGCATGCGCGTGCGCCGCCCGAGCGTCAGTTCCTGCACGATGCCCAGCACGGCGAGCCCCCAGCTCACGCCGAACAGCGACCAGCCCCACGGGCCGCGCAACGTGACCAGCGTGAACGGCGTGTAGCTGCCGGCGATCAGCAGGTAGATCGCCGAATGGTCGCATTTCTGCAGGATCGCTTTCAGGCGCGGGTTGCGCACGCTGTGGTACGCCGTCGAGATCGCGTAGAGCAGGATCAGCATCGCGCCGTACACGCTGAAGCTCACCACCTTGTACGGGTCGCCTTCGAGCGCGCCCATCGTCACGAGCGCCACGAGGCCGGCCACCGACAGCACCGCGCCGACGAGATGGGAAATGCTGTTGAAACGCTCACCGACATGCACGACGTGTTCTCCTGCGGATCCACCGGGGAAAAATGAGTTCTATGATACCGGCCACCGGACCTTGCCGTGCTGCGCGCCGGCAAACGACGCGGCGATACCCGCGACAGGCGCACCGCCCACCCCGCCAAAGAAAAAGCGCCGCGAAATCCATCGCGGCGCTTCCTTGTAAATCACCGAACCGTTTCACCGGCCCGGTTCAGCAGCACTTCCCTGCTCCCGACCCGTACCGCGCATTCTGACGCTCGCGGAAAAATTCCTCGTACGTCATCGGCTCGCGGTCCGGATGGGTTTCACGCATGTGCGCGACGTAGGTGTCGTAGTCGGGCAGGCCGACCATCAGCCGCAACGCCTGCCCGAGGTAACGCCCCGCACTGCGCAGGTCGCTGCCAAGATCGCTGAACATCGCGGCCTCCCCTTAACGTCCGCTGCCGAGCGCCTGCGCGGCCGGCATCGCTTCGTACGGCGTCTCGCGCACGGTCGGCTTCGACTCGCGGCGCGCGCGCAGCACGGCGATCGCGCCGTACACCGCGATGCTGATGACGACGAAGATGAACAGCCCGGCCAGCGCCGCATCGATGTAGTCGTTGAAGATGATCCGCTTCATCTGCGCGATCGACTTGGCCGGCGCGAGCACCTTGCCTTCGTCCACCGCGGCCTGCAGCTTCGCGGCGTGCGCGAGGAAGCTGACCTTCGGGTTCGCATCGAAAATCTTCTGCCAGCCGGCCGTCAGCGTGCAGATCAGCAGCCATGCGGTCGGCACGATCGTCACCCATGCATAGCGCTCGCGCTTCATCTTGAACAGCACGACGGTGCCGAGCACCAGCGCGATCGCGGCGAGCATCTGGTTCGAGATGCCGAACAGTGGCCACAGCGTGTTGATGCCGCCGAGCGGATCGACCACGCCCTGGTACAGGAAGTAGCCCCACGCAGCCACGCACAGCCCGGTGGCGACCAGGTTCGCGGGCAGCGACTCGGTGCGCTTGAGCGCCGGGTGGAACGTGCCGAGCAGATCCTGCAGCATGAAGCGGCCCGCGCGCGTGCCGGCGTCGACGGCCGTCAGGATGAACAGCGCCTCGAACAGGATCGCGAAGTGATACCAGAACGCCATCATCGCTTCGCCGCCGATCACCTGGTGCAGGATGTGCGCCATGCCGACGGCCAGCGTCGGCGCGCCGCCCGCGCGCGCGATGATCGTCGTTTCGCCGACGGCCTTCGCGGTCTGCGTGAGCATGTCGGGCGTCAGCACGAAGCCCCACTGCGTGACGGTGTTCGCGACGGCTTCCGGCGTCGAGCCGAGCACGGCGGCCGGCGCGTTCATCGCGAAGTAGATGCCCGGCTCGATCACGCACGCGGCGACCAGCGCCATGATCGCGACGAACGATTCCATCAGCATCGCGCCGTAACCGATGAAGCGCGCGTTGGTTTCGTTGTCGATCAGCTTCGGCGTCGTGCCCGACGAGATCAGCGCGTGGAAGCCCGACACCGCGCCGCATGCGATCGTGATGAACAGGAACGGGAACAGGTTGCCCGACCATACCGGGCCCGTGCCGTCGACGAACTTCGTCAGCGCGGGCATCTTCAGTTCCGGCGCGACGACCAGGATGCCGATCGCGAGGCCGAGGATCGTGCCGATCTTCAGGAACGTCGACAGGTAGTCGCGCGGCGCGAGCAGCAGCCACACCGGCAGCACCGATGCGACGAAGCCATAGCCGATCAGGATCCACGTGAGCTGCGTGCCGCTGAACGTGAACCATGCGGCGAGCGCGGGCGAATCGTGCACGGTCTGGCCGAACGCGATCGACGCCATCAGCAGCACGAAGCCGATGATCGACACTTCGCCGATGCGGCCCGGACGGATGTAGCGCGTATAGACGCCCATGAACAGCGCGATCGGAATCGTCGCGGCGACGGTGAACGTGCCCCACGGCGAATTGGTCAGCGCCTTCACGACGATCAGCGCGAGCACCGCGAGGATGATCACCATGATCAGGAACGCGCCGAACAGCGCGATCACGCCGGGCACCGTGCCGAGCTCCATCTTGACGAGATCGCCGAGCGAGCGGCCGTCGCGGCGCGTCGAGATGAACAGCACGATGAAGTCCTGCACCGCGCCGGCGAACACGACGCCGGCCAGGATCCACAGCATGCCGGGCGTGTAGCCCATCTGCGCGGCGAGCACGGGCCCGACGAGCGGCCCCGCGCCGGCGATCGCGGCGAAGTGATGGCCGAACAGCACGTACTTGTTGGTCGGCACGTAGTCGAGGCCGTCGTTGTACTTGACTGCCGGCGTCATCCGCAGCCCGTCGAGCTGCATGACCTTGCTGGCGATGAAACGGCTGTAGAAGCGATACGCGATCAGATACACGCAGACAGCGGCGATCACGATCCAGAGGGCACTGACGCGCTCGCCGTGCGCGAGTGCGATCGTTCCGAACGAGAACGCGCCGAGCAGCGCGACCGCGATCCAGAGCAGGGTACTGGAAGCCCGATTCATGGCGTCTCCTGGTCTCCAATGTGGTTTTGATGGCATGCGGCGAAGTGGCCGCACACGCGTGACGTCGATGCGTCGTGCCGCGGTCTTGCAAAGGCCGCGGCAATGGGCCGTAGTATTCCGTGCGACGGGGGCGGCTTACAAGCGGATAACTACGTATGCGGGGCTACGTAGAATTACGTAGAGCGTGCCGCATATACCTTATCCGGTCGCGATTGATCGCGCCCGGCAAGCCACGTACAGTGTTCGCCTGCCTCGATTCCGGAACCGCCATGCCGATCCGATTTCAGAAGATGAACGCGAATGGCGACGACTTCGTCATCGTCGACCTGCGCGGCGATGATCGGGAATACACACAGGCGATCGACCGCGACCTCGTACGGCGCATGGGTGACCGGCATCGCGGCATCGGCTTCAACCAGCTCGCGGTGCTATCCGACTGCGACGACGCGGCCGCCCGCGTCGCGTTCTGGAACCCCGACGGCTCGGCGCTCGATACCTGCGGCAGCGCGACGCGCGGCGTCGCGTGGAAGCTGATGCGGGAAACCGGCGCGGCGTCGGTCGTGCTGCGCACCAACCGCGGGCGCCTGCTCTGTTCGCACGATGCGCACGGGCTGATCACGGTCGAGATGGGCACGCCGCGCGTCGGCTGGCGGGACGTGCCCGTCGCCGAAGCCGTCGACACGCTCGCCCTTCCGCTGCCCGGCGCACCGGCCGCGTGCAACATGGGCAATCCGCACTGCACGTTCTTCGTCGACGATCTCGATGCGATCGATATCGAAACGCTCGGCCCGGCAATCGAAACGCATCCGCTGTTTCCGCTGAAAACCAACGTGCATTTCGTTCAGGTCGTCAGCCGCACGCATATCCGCCTGCGCATCTGGGAGCGCGGCGGCGGCGTGCCGCTCGGTTCGGGCTCGTGTTCGTGCGGCGCGGTGGTCAACGGCATCCGGCGCGGGCTGCTCGACCCTACGGTGCGGGTGGAATGCGACGGCGGCGACGTCGCCGTTCAATGGGACGGCACCGGCAGCGTGTTCCTGAGCGGGCCGGTCGCGTTCGGTTTCGACGGGGTGTGGGTGGACGGGAAGATGCCGGCAAGCTGATCGCCGGCGTTCGTGCTGCGGCGTGAAT
Encoded proteins:
- the trhA gene encoding PAQR family membrane homeostasis protein TrhA, which codes for MHVGERFNSISHLVGAVLSVAGLVALVTMGALEGDPYKVVSFSVYGAMLILLYAISTAYHSVRNPRLKAILQKCDHSAIYLLIAGSYTPFTLVTLRGPWGWSLFGVSWGLAVLGIVQELTLGRRTRMLSMILYVLMGWLALVAVRPLIHALPPVGTAWLVAGGVIYSAGIYFFINDERIRHGHGIWHLFVLAGSLCQFVSVAMYVA
- a CDS encoding glycosyltransferase; this encodes MMLAIAFLVSGLSLMIWIVLLVARGGFWRAVPARPLPPDARGAAADAGWPAVVAVVPARNEADVIARAATSLLEQDYRGDFHLIIVDDHSDDGTADAARAAALAINRADRLTVLAAKPLPAGWSGKVWAQSQGIAAVQTLGLPADYLLLTDADIGHPPDAVAQLVTRAQAEHRDLVSLMVRLRCDSFWEKALIPAFVFFFAKLYPFSWINNPRNRTAGAAGGCMLVKRTALEEAGGIESIRGALIDDCSLAAQIKHRGSGRHPIRLDLADRSVSLRPYDSWRDIWNMIARTAFTQLHYSPLLLAGTLLGMAIIYLVPPVAALAYGARAWPAWLAWASMCAAYAPMLRYYRRSPLWAPALPLVALFYVGATFASAWRYWRGKGGQWKARVQAPVDR
- the hpnH gene encoding adenosyl-hopene transferase HpnH, whose translation is MSIPLLQQVRVGAYIVRQHLSGNKRYPLALMLEPLFRCNLACNGCGKIDYPDPILNQRLSVEECLQAVDECGAPVVSIAGGEPLLHKEMPEIVKGIMKRKKFVYLCTNALLMEKKMDDYAPSPYFVWSVHLDGDQQAHDHSVSQEGVYDKAVAAIKEAKRRGFRVNINCTLFNDAVPERVAKFFDTLGPIGVDGITVSPGYAYERAPDQQHFLNRDKTKNLFREILKRGEGGKRWSFSQSSLFLDFLAGNQTYKCTPWGNPARTVFGWQKPCYLVGEGYVKTFKELMETTEWDNYGVGNYEKCADCMVHCGFEATAVMDTIAHPLKALRVSTKGIKTDGPFAPDISIAKQRPAEYVFSRHVEIKLEEIQRAGKGKLQKPAKPATAA
- the ispH gene encoding 4-hydroxy-3-methylbut-2-enyl diphosphate reductase; amino-acid sequence: MRVILAQPRGFCAGVVRAIEIVDRALQQHGAPVYVRHEIVHNRHVVENLRNKGARFVEELDEVPHGAVAIFSAHGVAQTVERDAETRGLDVLDATCPLVTKVHVQGRQYVAAGRRLILIGHAGHPEVEGTIGQIPAEVILVQSEAEVATLTLPVDTPVAYITQTTLSVDDTRGIIEALQRRFTDLVGPDTRDICYATQNRQAAVRELSEQVDVLLVVGATNSSNSNRLREIGTESGVPSYLVADGSEVKAEWFAGVQTVGLTAGASAPEEMVEDVIGALRALGPVDVATMAGREEKVEFKLPAKLTQAVAREV
- a CDS encoding YbdD/YjiX family protein; translated protein: MFSDLGSDLRSAGRYLGQALRLMVGLPDYDTYVAHMRETHPDREPMTYEEFFRERQNARYGSGAGKCC
- a CDS encoding DOPA 4,5-dioxygenase family protein, which translates into the protein MAALDTTAIDSWHAHVYFDAASRDAAWAFRQVVDERLGAVIELGRFHERLVGPHPAWSYQIAFDAARFDDIVPWLVLNHGALDIFLHPNTGDDLRDHRDCAVWIGKSYVLNLDALAG
- a CDS encoding nuclear transport factor 2 family protein, whose translation is MTYTDADARRIHECWHAAVVARDLDALISLYADDAVLETPLVVVALPDHGSGVLHGKAAIGEFFAAGLRNPGNRLGRWYRTGLFFSNGRQLTWEYPRETPEGDQVDLVEVMDLHDGLIAHHRVYWGWVGFLALQAATPAPDRA
- a CDS encoding carbon starvation CstA family protein codes for the protein MNRASSTLLWIAVALLGAFSFGTIALAHGERVSALWIVIAAVCVYLIAYRFYSRFIASKVMQLDGLRMTPAVKYNDGLDYVPTNKYVLFGHHFAAIAGAGPLVGPVLAAQMGYTPGMLWILAGVVFAGAVQDFIVLFISTRRDGRSLGDLVKMELGTVPGVIALFGAFLIMVIILAVLALIVVKALTNSPWGTFTVAATIPIALFMGVYTRYIRPGRIGEVSIIGFVLLMASIAFGQTVHDSPALAAWFTFSGTQLTWILIGYGFVASVLPVWLLLAPRDYLSTFLKIGTILGLAIGILVVAPELKMPALTKFVDGTGPVWSGNLFPFLFITIACGAVSGFHALISSGTTPKLIDNETNARFIGYGAMLMESFVAIMALVAACVIEPGIYFAMNAPAAVLGSTPEAVANTVTQWGFVLTPDMLTQTAKAVGETTIIARAGGAPTLAVGMAHILHQVIGGEAMMAFWYHFAILFEALFILTAVDAGTRAGRFMLQDLLGTFHPALKRTESLPANLVATGLCVAAWGYFLYQGVVDPLGGINTLWPLFGISNQMLAAIALVLGTVVLFKMKRERYAWVTIVPTAWLLICTLTAGWQKIFDANPKVSFLAHAAKLQAAVDEGKVLAPAKSIAQMKRIIFNDYIDAALAGLFIFVVISIAVYGAIAVLRARRESKPTVRETPYEAMPAAQALGSGR
- the dapF gene encoding diaminopimelate epimerase, giving the protein MPIRFQKMNANGDDFVIVDLRGDDREYTQAIDRDLVRRMGDRHRGIGFNQLAVLSDCDDAAARVAFWNPDGSALDTCGSATRGVAWKLMRETGAASVVLRTNRGRLLCSHDAHGLITVEMGTPRVGWRDVPVAEAVDTLALPLPGAPAACNMGNPHCTFFVDDLDAIDIETLGPAIETHPLFPLKTNVHFVQVVSRTHIRLRIWERGGGVPLGSGSCSCGAVVNGIRRGLLDPTVRVECDGGDVAVQWDGTGSVFLSGPVAFGFDGVWVDGKMPAS